The following are from one region of the Rosistilla carotiformis genome:
- a CDS encoding leucine-rich repeat domain-containing protein encodes MQEGSAPTRAMNPKWRRYSLRTFLIVVIILCILLGRIATTASRQRNAMLEFQRLGVSVLYEHQWNHSKTSRSLSSRLLEPLTHYVDPNFLLPVHIVRTRYLEAPSLQAGATYTSAEVIDPIAKLSGIRSLSLTHTEVTNQDIAQLAKLRDLESLDLHMTKMHEGPIPGLDQLRLKRLMLNRTRVDDDSIAALRKMTSLEYLDLTRTKVTDAGLKHLESLPKLRKLVLRRALVTQAGYDAFKKTHPNVEVAWRPQ; translated from the coding sequence ATGCAAGAAGGCTCCGCGCCGACGCGGGCGATGAACCCCAAGTGGCGCCGATATAGCCTTCGCACGTTTTTGATCGTCGTTATAATCCTCTGCATTCTGCTGGGGAGAATTGCCACGACCGCGAGTCGCCAGCGAAACGCGATGCTTGAATTTCAGCGGCTTGGCGTTTCGGTACTGTATGAACACCAATGGAATCACTCCAAAACATCCCGCTCCCTCTCCTCTCGCCTTCTCGAACCTCTAACACACTACGTCGATCCGAACTTCTTGCTTCCGGTCCATATCGTTCGTACGCGATATCTGGAGGCGCCGTCGTTGCAGGCGGGGGCGACATACACGTCGGCAGAAGTGATCGATCCTATCGCAAAACTTTCCGGAATTCGCTCGCTCAGCCTGACACATACCGAGGTCACAAACCAAGATATCGCCCAACTAGCGAAGCTGCGGGATTTGGAGAGTCTTGATTTGCATATGACCAAGATGCACGAAGGCCCCATTCCAGGGCTCGATCAATTGCGGCTGAAGCGGCTGATGCTGAATCGAACGCGCGTCGACGACGATTCGATCGCGGCACTTCGAAAGATGACGAGCTTGGAATATCTCGACCTCACCCGAACGAAGGTCACCGATGCGGGGTTGAAACACCTCGAATCGCTCCCCAAACTACGCAAGCTGGTCCTGCGTCGGGCGCTCGTAACCCAAGCGGGCTACGATGCGTTTAAAAAAACTCACCCCAACGTCGAAGTCGCCTGGCGACCTCAATGA
- a CDS encoding tetratricopeptide repeat protein, translating into MSQPATRTSRIVAQYRRYLDASDSLEFFRTVNESYTVETLLTLLRRGDHESRRASALALSMVGDVRAAEALGHRLCDRDRGVRLMADDAFRAILVRDAAPSHHQNLLQVMHLNDGGEFAAALTPAMVLVQQAPRYAEAHHQLAIAYLGLQEYASADCAFRNCLWQCRFHYLAWSGLADCRRAFGDQREALKHLHRAIAICPDFESARIQARAIRRSLNRNPPTH; encoded by the coding sequence GTGTCTCAACCCGCAACCCGCACCTCCCGAATCGTCGCCCAGTATCGTCGGTACCTGGATGCCTCGGATTCCTTAGAGTTTTTTCGGACGGTCAACGAATCCTATACGGTCGAGACGCTGTTGACGTTGTTGCGTCGGGGCGATCACGAATCGCGTCGTGCATCGGCATTGGCGTTGAGTATGGTTGGCGACGTTCGCGCGGCCGAAGCCTTGGGGCATCGTTTGTGCGATCGCGATCGTGGCGTCCGGTTGATGGCCGACGATGCGTTTCGAGCGATCTTGGTTCGCGATGCCGCTCCCTCACACCATCAAAATCTTCTGCAGGTGATGCATCTGAACGACGGAGGTGAATTTGCCGCCGCGCTGACTCCGGCGATGGTCTTGGTTCAACAAGCACCGCGTTATGCCGAAGCGCATCACCAATTGGCGATCGCCTATTTGGGACTGCAAGAATACGCGAGTGCCGACTGCGCGTTTAGAAACTGTTTGTGGCAGTGCCGGTTCCATTATTTGGCTTGGTCGGGGCTGGCCGATTGTCGTCGGGCGTTCGGCGATCAACGCGAAGCCTTAAAACATCTTCACCGCGCGATCGCAATCTGCCCCGACTTCGAATCGGCCCGAATTCAAGCGCGCGCCATCCGCCGCTCGCTCAATCGTAACCCTCCGACTCATTGA
- a CDS encoding MotA/TolQ/ExbB proton channel family protein — MLNSSLALAGLLAQTVDADAAGGSFWQILFSGGIVGLLIILLLFSLSLIAAFLIFDQFMALRRGEVIPEGVVEPIQKLLAERRVKEADAICRQKPSLLTFVMMSGLAEVDFGWPSVEKAMEEALAEQSARMMRRIEYLSVIGNIAPMVGLLGTVTGMIFAFQRVAISQGGAGAGDLAEGIYQALVTTVGGLIVAIPALGAFAVLRNRVDGLVAEVAYLAQHAMSALKRRSVKRPVPGTPIPPVQ; from the coding sequence ATGCTCAACAGTTCGCTCGCCCTAGCCGGCCTGCTAGCTCAAACCGTGGATGCGGACGCCGCCGGCGGTTCGTTTTGGCAGATCCTGTTCAGCGGTGGGATCGTCGGCCTGCTGATCATCCTGCTGCTGTTCTCGCTGAGTCTGATCGCCGCGTTTTTGATCTTCGACCAATTCATGGCGCTACGGCGGGGGGAGGTGATCCCAGAAGGAGTCGTCGAACCGATCCAAAAGCTGCTCGCCGAGCGACGCGTTAAAGAAGCCGACGCGATCTGCCGACAGAAGCCGAGCCTGCTTACGTTTGTGATGATGAGCGGTTTGGCCGAGGTCGACTTCGGTTGGCCCAGCGTCGAAAAGGCGATGGAGGAAGCGTTGGCCGAACAGTCGGCGCGGATGATGCGTCGGATCGAATACCTTTCGGTGATCGGGAACATCGCCCCGATGGTCGGCTTGTTAGGAACCGTCACCGGGATGATTTTCGCCTTCCAACGCGTGGCGATCTCGCAAGGGGGCGCCGGCGCGGGTGACCTTGCCGAAGGGATCTACCAGGCGCTCGTGACAACCGTCGGCGGACTGATCGTCGCCATCCCCGCGCTGGGTGCGTTTGCCGTGTTGCGGAATCGAGTCGATGGACTCGTCGCCGAAGTCGCTTACCTAGCGCAACATGCGATGAGCGCACTGAAACGCCGCAGCGTGAAACGCCCTGTTCCCGGCACGCCGATTCCTCCAGTTCAATAA
- the nadC gene encoding carboxylating nicotinate-nucleotide diphosphorylase, with product MDLTAAQRLPGMAVEYQQIRVDAPLEDDFRQLIRLAVREDFDRQIDWTTVSLVPEDRIGKCQVAVREAGVAAGLVTLPWIIDEMNLELRIETLVEDGARVAAGQIVAQIEGSARDILSSERIVLNTLCRMFGIATFTDRFVQQISGTKARLYDTRKTTLGWRRMDKYAVRCGGGTNHRLGLFDAFLIKDNHLALAGPGEAIPPSEAVAKAKSWAGGESAGMKAPQIVEVEVDTLEQFQDVLPAGPDIILLDNFSLDDLRQAVAIRNEKSPQIELEASGNVKLETIREIAETGVDRISSGALTHAARWLDLGLDWTHDFS from the coding sequence ATGGATCTCACCGCAGCGCAAAGGTTACCCGGAATGGCCGTCGAATACCAACAAATCCGCGTCGATGCTCCCTTGGAAGACGATTTCCGACAGCTGATTCGATTGGCGGTTCGCGAAGACTTCGATCGCCAGATCGATTGGACCACGGTTTCGTTGGTCCCCGAGGATCGGATCGGCAAGTGCCAGGTGGCGGTCCGCGAAGCGGGTGTCGCCGCCGGATTGGTGACCCTGCCCTGGATCATCGACGAGATGAATCTGGAGCTGCGGATCGAGACGCTGGTCGAAGATGGGGCTCGCGTCGCCGCGGGGCAGATCGTGGCGCAGATCGAAGGCTCGGCTCGGGATATCTTGTCGAGCGAGCGGATCGTGCTGAACACCCTGTGCCGGATGTTCGGGATCGCGACGTTTACCGATCGTTTTGTGCAACAGATCTCGGGGACGAAAGCTCGGCTGTACGACACCCGCAAAACGACGCTCGGTTGGCGGCGGATGGACAAATACGCGGTCCGATGCGGTGGCGGCACAAACCATCGACTGGGATTGTTTGACGCGTTTCTGATCAAAGACAATCACTTGGCGTTGGCCGGTCCCGGCGAAGCGATTCCGCCGAGCGAAGCGGTTGCGAAGGCCAAGTCGTGGGCTGGCGGCGAATCGGCGGGGATGAAGGCTCCGCAGATCGTTGAAGTCGAAGTCGATACGCTAGAACAGTTCCAAGACGTGTTGCCAGCAGGGCCCGACATCATTTTGTTGGACAACTTTTCTTTGGACGATCTGCGGCAGGCGGTTGCGATCCGCAACGAAAAGAGTCCGCAGATCGAATTGGAAGCGTCGGGGAATGTGAAGCTGGAGACGATTCGAGAGATCGCCGAGACGGGCGTCGACCGGATCAGCAGCGGAGCGCTAACGCACGCCGCTCGCTGGCTGGACCTTGGCCTCGACTGGACTCACGACTTCAGTTGA
- a CDS encoding ExbD/TolR family protein — translation MRLPSGHGREPLELKMTPMIDVVFLLLVFFLWTSSFEEPEFLMPSAIADPPLAAGADATLQPPPASEPFDEIIVRIQWTSGAATLLFNDQPQPSLDALRQRLQAILDVGVLPPVIVDPDPEVPMGDAIRVYDTARSLGFDRVLFAARADDSAPPGN, via the coding sequence ATGCGACTGCCCAGTGGACATGGCCGCGAGCCGTTGGAACTGAAGATGACGCCGATGATCGACGTCGTCTTCCTGTTGCTTGTCTTCTTTCTCTGGACCAGCAGTTTTGAAGAGCCCGAGTTTCTGATGCCCTCAGCGATCGCCGATCCGCCTCTCGCCGCCGGCGCAGACGCCACGCTGCAACCGCCACCAGCCAGCGAACCGTTTGATGAAATCATCGTCCGCATCCAGTGGACAAGTGGTGCGGCGACGCTATTGTTCAACGACCAACCGCAACCATCCTTGGACGCCCTGCGACAGCGGTTGCAAGCGATCCTTGACGTCGGAGTCCTGCCGCCGGTGATCGTCGATCCCGATCCGGAGGTCCCGATGGGCGACGCGATCCGCGTCTACGACACCGCCCGCAGCCTAGGCTTCGACCGCGTCCTCTTCGCCGCCCGCGCCGACGACTCGGCACCGCCAGGGAATTGA
- a CDS encoding YhaN family protein produces the protein MRFASLDLIAYGHFQNQSVDLSGGKYGLHVIYGPNEAGKSTTLRAITSLLYGFDNVTSDNFRHQNRDLRVGARIIDHDGQEIRCVRRKGRTGTLYCGDDANAIDEAVLQKMLRGVDKAAFGDRFGITHQSLVEGGEMMVKGDGDVGQSLFAAGAGLGQLKQIQDAIEDECGKLFKKSGSKSELNRLLGELREKKRQLKESLLPVKTFVNLQQQREEKQVESENYRNAVRETRTEVKRLETLRDAIPLRAEWNQLTEQLAPLADVPMLSPDFSTRQHQVSTTWAASQQKMQLVRARIDDQQKKLSALGAPDPLLDQAETIDSLVQAVGGISTAAIQRPGLVKRRDMTQAQIVSKLRGIGRNDSDDVWNLQLPPDLRSKIKQLAKQYVALTQRADASAEDLESLQLQVQQVDAAIAAIEQPPSADALAAALQQAGDAATLVGDHEAAQAALARESRAVATQLRKLTGLECDAQTATALPVPQRETIETCAGEWEAISSRQQQIVGQQTACTDKLEQMTTRLHELHGAGEVPSEQELIAAREQRDQLSAALASTDSAADIRCDRQAFESLLAMIEQCDQMSDRLRREAERVSRRATLEAERGSIERAQQRLAEESEQLQTQRQQFADRWNEIWADCSLKPKSPREMLGWLGEHQRLVELYEAQVEAEQAVARHASRIERVTQQLLAAMPNGSASPASDDLVALVRQAGAAVATTRKQQQEYEERTKQKQQLQQSLPQSQRRNEQIQEELAQWQAQWREVTSRLELDEQAGTDEVDGVVEAYHELVVDQKEFDSFQRRIDGIDTDARAFDAQVRGLGLPIKDASLDASKIVEGWAKDLKQAQKTQTQREQIEQQIAQDQRDLTALEQERIDCQTQLNLLCKEACCDAPEQLAEVYRNSQQKQQLEHRRQEHFSRLTQMAGTHPVEEFLEKVAAVDPQTLEQDIDELHHKLSGLEDDYAAACQELGQLDQQRKAMDGGASAADLQQEIHELLSRIDRHAAQYARLRVAETLLNRAVTNYRDRNQAPILKIASDYFRRLTLDSYSELRADNNDKGDPVLLGVRAVTGQSVDLRGMSQGTADQLYLALRLASLKHSFASSDPIPLVVDDILIQCDLQRSRAAFELLAELSNDTQVIFFTHNAALLETARECVDANQLFVQTLTRDSVEPTTEVKSPTKAEPKRKSTTKAKSKAKPKPEPDPVDTHDDVEDDLFQLKS, from the coding sequence ATGAGATTCGCATCATTGGACCTAATCGCTTACGGACACTTCCAGAACCAAAGCGTCGACCTCTCCGGCGGGAAATACGGATTGCACGTCATCTACGGCCCCAACGAAGCGGGCAAGTCGACGACGCTGCGTGCGATCACGTCATTGCTATACGGTTTCGACAATGTAACCAGCGACAACTTCCGGCACCAGAACCGCGACCTCCGCGTGGGTGCTCGGATCATCGATCACGATGGGCAAGAGATCCGTTGCGTGCGCCGCAAAGGACGCACCGGTACTCTTTATTGTGGTGACGACGCAAACGCAATCGATGAAGCCGTGCTGCAGAAGATGTTGCGTGGCGTCGACAAAGCCGCTTTTGGCGACCGATTTGGCATCACCCATCAATCGCTTGTCGAAGGTGGCGAAATGATGGTCAAAGGGGATGGCGATGTCGGGCAAAGCTTGTTCGCCGCCGGTGCCGGACTGGGGCAACTGAAACAGATCCAAGATGCGATCGAAGACGAATGTGGCAAGCTGTTCAAAAAGTCGGGCTCCAAGTCGGAACTGAACCGCTTGCTGGGCGAGTTGCGCGAAAAGAAACGCCAGCTGAAAGAGAGTCTTTTGCCGGTCAAAACGTTTGTAAACCTGCAGCAACAGCGTGAGGAGAAGCAGGTCGAATCGGAGAACTATCGCAACGCGGTCCGTGAGACACGCACCGAGGTCAAGCGGCTGGAAACGCTTCGCGACGCGATCCCTTTGCGCGCCGAATGGAACCAGTTGACCGAGCAGCTTGCGCCGTTGGCCGACGTGCCGATGTTGAGTCCCGATTTTTCGACGCGGCAGCACCAAGTGAGCACGACTTGGGCGGCAAGCCAGCAGAAGATGCAACTGGTTCGCGCTCGGATCGACGATCAACAGAAAAAACTGTCGGCGTTGGGAGCGCCCGATCCGCTGTTGGATCAAGCCGAAACGATCGATTCGCTGGTCCAGGCGGTTGGTGGAATCAGTACTGCAGCGATCCAACGTCCCGGACTCGTCAAGCGTCGCGACATGACCCAGGCTCAAATCGTGAGCAAGCTGCGCGGGATAGGCCGCAACGATTCGGACGACGTCTGGAATCTGCAGCTGCCTCCCGACCTACGCTCCAAGATCAAACAGCTGGCGAAGCAATACGTCGCGCTCACCCAGCGAGCTGACGCGTCGGCGGAGGATCTGGAATCGCTGCAGTTGCAAGTGCAGCAGGTCGATGCCGCGATCGCGGCGATCGAGCAACCGCCATCGGCCGATGCATTGGCCGCGGCGCTACAACAGGCTGGCGATGCGGCGACGTTGGTCGGCGATCACGAAGCCGCTCAAGCGGCGTTGGCACGTGAAAGCCGCGCCGTGGCGACGCAGCTGCGAAAGCTGACCGGTCTGGAATGTGACGCGCAGACGGCAACGGCTCTCCCCGTTCCTCAACGAGAGACGATCGAAACGTGTGCTGGCGAATGGGAAGCGATCAGCAGCCGCCAACAGCAAATTGTCGGTCAGCAAACAGCGTGTACCGACAAACTGGAACAAATGACGACGCGGTTGCACGAACTGCACGGCGCCGGCGAAGTCCCTAGCGAACAGGAACTGATCGCCGCTCGCGAGCAACGGGATCAATTGTCGGCAGCGCTCGCATCAACCGATTCGGCGGCAGACATCCGCTGCGATCGCCAAGCGTTTGAATCGTTGCTGGCGATGATCGAACAGTGCGATCAGATGAGCGACCGCTTGCGTCGCGAGGCGGAACGCGTTTCCCGACGTGCGACGTTGGAAGCGGAACGCGGCTCGATCGAGCGTGCTCAACAGCGTTTGGCGGAGGAAAGCGAACAACTGCAAACGCAGCGACAACAGTTCGCCGATCGCTGGAACGAGATCTGGGCCGATTGCAGCCTCAAACCTAAATCGCCGCGAGAAATGCTCGGCTGGTTGGGCGAACATCAACGTTTGGTCGAACTGTACGAAGCCCAAGTCGAAGCCGAACAAGCGGTCGCCCGGCACGCCTCGCGGATCGAGCGTGTGACGCAGCAGTTGTTGGCCGCGATGCCAAACGGTTCGGCATCGCCAGCGTCGGACGATCTGGTCGCCTTGGTCCGCCAAGCCGGAGCCGCAGTGGCGACGACGCGTAAGCAGCAACAGGAGTACGAGGAGCGTACGAAGCAAAAGCAACAGCTGCAACAATCGCTGCCGCAGTCGCAACGACGCAACGAACAAATCCAAGAGGAATTGGCTCAGTGGCAGGCTCAATGGCGTGAGGTCACGTCGCGGTTGGAGCTAGACGAACAAGCGGGAACCGACGAGGTAGACGGTGTCGTCGAAGCCTACCACGAACTGGTCGTCGACCAAAAAGAGTTCGATAGTTTCCAACGGCGGATCGACGGAATCGATACCGATGCCCGCGCGTTTGACGCTCAGGTCCGCGGCCTCGGTCTGCCGATCAAAGATGCTTCACTCGACGCATCGAAGATCGTCGAAGGCTGGGCGAAAGATCTGAAACAAGCGCAGAAGACACAGACCCAACGCGAACAGATCGAACAACAGATCGCTCAAGATCAACGCGATCTGACCGCGTTGGAACAGGAACGAATCGATTGCCAAACGCAATTGAATCTGCTGTGCAAAGAAGCCTGCTGCGATGCTCCCGAACAACTGGCGGAGGTCTATCGCAACAGCCAGCAGAAACAACAACTGGAGCACCGACGCCAAGAGCACTTCAGCCGTCTGACTCAAATGGCGGGAACGCATCCGGTCGAAGAGTTCCTTGAAAAAGTCGCGGCTGTCGATCCGCAAACGCTGGAACAGGACATCGACGAACTGCATCATAAGCTGTCGGGACTTGAAGACGATTACGCGGCCGCCTGCCAAGAACTGGGACAACTGGATCAACAGCGAAAGGCGATGGATGGCGGTGCCAGCGCGGCCGATCTTCAACAGGAGATCCACGAACTGCTCAGCCGCATCGATCGGCATGCAGCGCAATATGCTCGGCTGCGAGTTGCCGAAACGCTGCTCAATCGCGCCGTCACCAACTACCGCGATCGGAATCAGGCTCCGATCTTGAAGATCGCCAGCGATTACTTCCGCCGACTGACGCTCGATTCGTACAGCGAACTTCGAGCCGACAACAACGACAAGGGGGATCCGGTGCTGTTGGGCGTTCGCGCCGTGACTGGCCAATCGGTCGACCTGCGTGGCATGAGCCAAGGGACAGCGGATCAATTGTACCTGGCACTGCGGCTGGCCAGCTTGAAGCACAGCTTCGCCAGCAGCGATCCGATCCCGTTGGTCGTCGACGACATCTTGATCCAGTGCGATCTGCAACGCAGCCGCGCCGCGTTTGAACTGTTGGCGGAATTATCGAACGACACCCAAGTGATCTTCTTCACGCACAATGCGGCGTTGTTGGAAACCGCTCGCGAGTGTGTCGATGCCAATCAATTGTTCGTGCAAACGTTGACTCGCGATTCGGTGGAACCGACGACTGAGGTCAAGTCGCCGACGAAGGCCGAGCCAAAACGGAAGTCGACAACGAAGGCAAAATCTAAGGCGAAGCCGAAACCAGAGCCGGATCCGGTCGATACGCACGATGACGTCGAAGACGATCTGTTTCAACTGAAGTCGTGA
- a CDS encoding ExbD/TolR family protein has protein sequence MRTPSRTGRSDGSANMTPMIDVVFLLIIFFLVSSHLARQESRIPLDLPVADGSVDQPPPSDLFTVNVLPGGTWQVSGTEVDRPMLDRLLQSHHAEHGPDAAVRIRTDRSVAYGQVEPLLRAASVAGLWNASFSVYQENR, from the coding sequence ATGCGAACTCCCTCACGAACCGGTCGCTCCGATGGCTCAGCCAACATGACGCCGATGATCGACGTCGTCTTCCTGCTGATCATCTTCTTTCTCGTCTCGAGCCACTTGGCGCGCCAGGAGTCTCGCATCCCGTTGGATCTCCCCGTCGCCGATGGCTCCGTCGACCAACCGCCGCCAAGCGATCTGTTCACGGTCAACGTCCTCCCCGGCGGCACCTGGCAGGTCAGTGGCACCGAGGTCGATAGGCCGATGCTCGACCGATTGCTGCAGTCCCACCACGCCGAACATGGCCCCGACGCCGCGGTCCGGATCCGCACCGACCGCAGCGTCGCGTACGGTCAAGTCGAACCGCTGCTTCGCGCCGCCAGCGTTGCCGGACTTTGGAACGCTTCGTTTTCGGTCTACCAGGAGAATCGCTGA
- the guaB gene encoding IMP dehydrogenase has translation MSQENMIQEGFTFDDVLLTPQYSAVVPSEVDTSTHLTSNIRLQIPLISSPMDTVTESEMAIALAKVGGLGVIHKNLSIEAQTEEVLKVKRSANGIIFDPVTLHPDEKVSRAQQLMDQKNVSGIPIVYSDGKLAGILTRRDLRFLESPDRLISEVMTHENLVTAVGNVTLEEAERILTEKRVEKLLLVDEERILTGLITIKDIDMMQRFPSACKDGQGRLRVGAAIGVHDYERAESLINQGVDILTVDSAHGHSKNVIETVKKLKQQWQIDLIAGNVATADGARDLIDAGVDAIKVGIGPGSICTTRVISGVGVPQVTAIMEAARVANERNIPIIADGGIRFSGDITKAIAAGAKVVMIGSLFAGLTESPGKMILYQGRTFKAYRGMGSIGAMAQGSSERYRQSATESGKLVPEGVEGRVPFKGPLSEYVFQLVGGLRAGMGYIGTQTIEELRTRARFIKVSAATVRENHPHDIAITQEAPNYSPDVHHAGDSI, from the coding sequence ATGTCTCAAGAGAACATGATCCAAGAAGGCTTTACGTTCGACGACGTGCTGCTGACACCTCAATACAGCGCCGTCGTTCCGTCGGAAGTCGATACCAGCACTCACCTTACGTCCAATATCCGGCTGCAAATCCCGCTTATCAGCTCACCGATGGACACCGTCACCGAGAGCGAGATGGCGATCGCGTTGGCGAAAGTGGGGGGGCTTGGTGTTATCCACAAGAACCTCTCGATCGAAGCTCAGACCGAAGAAGTGCTGAAGGTCAAACGGAGTGCCAACGGGATCATTTTTGATCCCGTCACGCTGCACCCCGACGAAAAGGTCAGCCGCGCCCAACAGCTGATGGACCAGAAGAACGTCTCGGGAATCCCAATCGTCTACTCCGACGGCAAGCTGGCGGGCATCTTGACCCGGCGAGACCTTCGCTTCCTAGAGTCCCCAGATCGCCTAATCAGCGAAGTCATGACGCATGAGAATCTAGTGACGGCTGTAGGGAATGTAACGCTTGAGGAAGCTGAGCGGATTTTAACGGAAAAAAGAGTAGAGAAGCTTTTGCTGGTTGACGAAGAAAGGATACTGACGGGACTTATAACGATCAAAGACATCGACATGATGCAACGTTTCCCAAGTGCTTGCAAAGACGGCCAAGGCCGATTGCGAGTGGGAGCGGCGATCGGAGTGCACGATTACGAGCGTGCCGAAAGCCTGATCAACCAAGGGGTCGATATCCTGACCGTTGACAGTGCCCATGGACATTCGAAGAACGTTATCGAGACCGTCAAAAAATTGAAGCAACAATGGCAGATCGACTTGATCGCCGGCAACGTGGCCACGGCCGACGGGGCTCGCGATTTGATCGATGCTGGCGTCGACGCGATCAAAGTGGGGATCGGACCTGGTTCGATCTGCACGACTCGCGTAATCAGCGGCGTCGGTGTCCCTCAAGTGACAGCGATCATGGAAGCTGCCCGCGTTGCAAATGAAAGAAACATTCCCATCATTGCCGATGGCGGTATTCGATTCAGCGGAGATATAACCAAAGCGATTGCAGCGGGTGCAAAGGTCGTGATGATTGGCAGCTTGTTTGCCGGTCTCACCGAAAGCCCCGGAAAGATGATCCTGTACCAAGGGCGGACGTTTAAAGCGTACCGCGGGATGGGATCGATCGGTGCAATGGCTCAGGGTTCAAGCGAACGATATCGCCAAAGCGCGACCGAGAGTGGAAAGCTGGTCCCCGAAGGTGTCGAGGGCCGCGTTCCGTTTAAGGGACCGCTCAGCGAATACGTCTTCCAATTGGTCGGCGGTTTGCGGGCAGGGATGGGTTACATCGGCACACAGACGATTGAGGAGCTGCGGACTCGCGCACGCTTCATCAAAGTCTCGGCTGCAACCGTCCGGGAGAACCATCCGCATGATATCGCGATTACGCAAGAAGCACCGAATTACAGCCCCGACGTTCACCACGCGGGCGATTCGATTTAG
- a CDS encoding ComEA family DNA-binding protein, translated as MDDGPIEKESAMMLRSLPLQIGLLAVLGVLFIISLRTPTEYPIDPQPPPIHLPVWIDPNTADAMELSMMPSIGPQTADRIIADREANGPYRSLSDLDRVPGIGPKTLQRLAPFIHIK; from the coding sequence GTGGACGACGGACCGATCGAAAAGGAGTCTGCGATGATGCTGCGGTCGCTGCCGCTGCAGATCGGTCTGCTCGCAGTCCTTGGCGTCCTGTTCATCATCAGTCTCCGCACGCCAACCGAATACCCGATCGATCCCCAACCACCGCCGATCCATCTGCCGGTTTGGATCGATCCCAACACCGCCGACGCGATGGAGCTGTCGATGATGCCATCGATCGGCCCGCAGACGGCCGACAGAATCATCGCCGATCGCGAAGCAAACGGCCCCTACCGCAGCCTCAGCGATCTCGACCGCGTCCCCGGCATCGGCCCGAAAACGCTGCAGCGATTGGCGCCGTTCATTCATATTAAGTAG
- a CDS encoding metallophosphoesterase, with amino-acid sequence MVRFIHAADIHLDSPMLQLEHYEGAPAEEIRRSTRRALTNLIDLAIEKKVDFVLIAGDLYDGDWPDHNTGLFFTSEVARLRAAEIPLYFISGNHDAANKLTKALPLPTNPDGSPVQLSSTKVDSVILEDLGVAIHGRGFSKQAETSNLSDKYPRATRDLLNIGMLHTSLQGAQGHAPYAPCTPQQLADKEYDYWALGHIHIREDRAIEGSCPIVFSGNTQGRSVRETGAKGCVLVELDPIAPPKLEFQPLDVCRWEICEIDATEIDRIDDLIQQCKTRMQAICANNPDRTSIVRVRVVGQTPLYSTLQARLEHWQSVMRQETFDIDEGSIWMERLRVKATAPREAITLDASGPIGELLQTISSVSADPDAMAAIQSALEPLVAKLPIELVEDGDGVAWNHQDQIREWLDEAEPLLLNRLATLEADV; translated from the coding sequence ATGGTTCGGTTTATACATGCCGCAGACATCCACCTCGATAGCCCGATGCTGCAATTGGAGCATTACGAGGGCGCTCCGGCGGAAGAAATCCGTCGCAGCACGCGTCGCGCCCTCACCAATCTGATCGACCTAGCGATCGAGAAGAAGGTCGATTTTGTTTTGATCGCCGGCGATCTCTACGACGGCGATTGGCCCGACCACAACACCGGACTCTTCTTCACTTCGGAAGTCGCTCGGCTTCGAGCCGCCGAGATTCCGCTTTACTTCATCAGCGGCAACCACGACGCTGCCAACAAGCTGACCAAAGCCTTGCCGCTGCCGACGAATCCCGACGGCTCACCGGTCCAGTTGTCGAGCACAAAAGTCGATTCGGTGATTCTGGAAGATCTGGGAGTCGCGATCCACGGCCGCGGTTTCAGCAAACAAGCTGAAACGTCCAACCTCTCCGATAAATATCCGCGAGCCACCCGCGATCTGCTGAACATCGGGATGTTGCACACCAGTCTGCAAGGCGCTCAAGGTCACGCCCCTTACGCTCCCTGCACGCCACAACAATTGGCCGACAAGGAATACGATTATTGGGCGTTGGGACATATCCACATCCGCGAGGACCGTGCGATCGAAGGCTCCTGCCCGATCGTCTTTTCAGGCAACACACAGGGCCGCAGCGTTCGCGAGACCGGTGCCAAAGGCTGCGTCCTGGTCGAATTGGATCCGATCGCCCCGCCGAAGCTCGAATTCCAACCGTTGGACGTCTGCCGCTGGGAGATCTGCGAGATCGACGCCACCGAGATCGATCGGATCGACGATTTGATTCAGCAGTGCAAAACGCGGATGCAAGCGATCTGTGCCAACAATCCCGATCGCACCTCGATCGTCCGGGTTCGCGTCGTCGGCCAGACGCCCCTCTATTCGACTCTGCAAGCGAGGCTGGAACATTGGCAAAGCGTGATGCGGCAGGAGACCTTTGACATCGACGAGGGCTCGATTTGGATGGAGCGATTGCGCGTCAAAGCGACGGCGCCGCGGGAAGCGATCACCCTCGACGCCAGCGGCCCGATCGGCGAACTGTTGCAGACGATCAGCAGCGTGTCGGCTGATCCCGACGCGATGGCTGCGATCCAGTCGGCGTTGGAACCGTTGGTCGCTAAGCTGCCGATCGAACTTGTCGAAGACGGCGATGGCGTCGCTTGGAATCATCAAGATCAAATCCGCGAGTGGCTCGACGAAGCCGAACCGCTGCTGTTGAACCGCTTGGCAACCTTGGAGGCTGACGTATGA